One Astyanax mexicanus isolate ESR-SI-001 chromosome 3, AstMex3_surface, whole genome shotgun sequence genomic region harbors:
- the LOC103029421 gene encoding immunoglobulin kappa light chain-like isoform X5 produces the protein MSSWVLLVCCVCALKTSLSSVLDQSPGLLHVFVGDTFKVKCLHELPVSYCYSTTSWHKMDPRTGKLIQKLSQGPKTDQPEDNGKICSLTISNATLQDSGMYYCTGVHNLIALIGNGTRVIVTDPARFNPSIILYSPLDVSGPIVPLQCLVIGAVPSQVQVSWIIDQTEREGWTESSWTENSDSAQEYTRAQITLSEEEWRKADLIECFVAYDGKNTSKRLEKQVVGVCTWPLYLGFGVAFVTVTVTVTVVVCFCRGALGGRFRTNRRIMENKTY, from the exons CCTCTCTCTCGTCTGTGCTGGATCAGTCCCCTGGTCTTCTTCATGTGTTTGTTGGAGATACATTTAAAGTGAAATGCCTCCATGAGCTGCCGGTTTCTTATTGCTATTCTACTACATCTTGGCACAAAATGGATCCGAGGACTGGAAAACTGATCCAAAAACTATCCCAGGGACCTAAAACTGACCAGCCTGAAGATAATGGTAAAATCTGCAGCCTGACCATCTCAAATGCGACCCTGCAGGACTCAGGCATGTATTACTGCACAGGTGTTCATAATTTAATTGCTTTAATCGGAAACGGCACCCGGGTCATCGTCACAG ATCCTGCCCGTTTCAATCCATCCATCATCTTGTACTCTCCTTTGGACGTGTCCGGCCCCATCGTTCCCCTGCAGTGTTTGGTGATAGGAGCTGTCCCCTCTCAGGTACAGGTCTCCTGGATCATTGACCAAACTGAGCGTGAAGGATGGACAGAGTCGAGCTGGACAGAAAACAGTGATTCGGCTCAGGAATACACTCGAGCTCAGATCACTCTTTCTGAGGAGGAGTGGAGAAAAGCTGATCTGATCGAGTGTTTCGTCGCATACGACGGCAAAAACACCTCTAAACGTCTGGAGAAACAGG TTGTAGGTGTGTGTACCTGGCCTCTGTACCTGGGCTTCGGGGTTGCATTCGTCACGGTCACTGTCACTGTCACTGTTGTCGTTTGTTTTTGCAGAG GGGCCTTGGGGGGAAGGTTCAGGACAAACAGAAGAATCATG GAAAACAAAACTTACTGA
- the LOC103029955 gene encoding immunoglobulin alpha-2 heavy chain: protein MVQFPPVVKVRSGESVRMSCQLNGVKAYCYTVAWLRVRPSRGTLAISKEASGLLWNQTLLTQGTVCPTVIHNAKPEDSGIYYCTVTDKKKIYIGNGTSVYVQALSSTAPSAELIWFRRSSASSSAVPVQCVVKGVVPSRVQVYWSKGVRRERGQVECVWSEGEVFIVSQTLLRPEDCERGESCACVVEHEGHTLTKTLQPNDMQEGCYADVALHRALGLTASLLLFITAATAASCSTRKQHAVEV, encoded by the exons ATGGTGCAGTTCCCCCCGGTGGTGAAGGTGAGGTCAGGAGAGTCAGTAAGAATGAGCTGCCAGCTGAACGGAGTGAAGGCCTACTGCTACACTGTGGCCTGGCTGAGGGTCAGACCCAGCAGAGGGACACTGGCCATCAGTAAAGAAGCTTCCGGACTCCTCTGGAATCAAACCCTCCTCACACAGGGCACAGTGTGTCCAACAGTCATTCATAATGCAAAACCTGAGGATTCTGGGATCTATTACTGTACCGTTACAGACAAAAAGAAGATCTATATTGGCAATGGCACAAGTGTGTATGTGCAGG CACTCAGCTCCACAGCGCCCTCTGCTGAGCTGATCTGGTTCCGCCGCAGCTCCGCTTCCAGCTCTGCAGTACCTGTGCAGTGTGTGGTGAAAGGTGTAGTGCCATCACGGGTACAGGTGTACTGGAGTAAAGGTGTGAGGCGCGAGCGTGGtcaggtggagtgtgtgtggagtgagggtGAAGTGTTTATAGTGAGTCAGACGCTGCTGAGGCCTGAGGACtgtgagagaggagagagctGCGCCTGTGTGGTGGAGCATGAAGGACACACTCTCACCAAAACACTGCAACCAAACG ATATGCAGGAGGGATGCTACGCTGATGTTGCTCTACACCGAGCTTTAGGTCTCACCGCCTCTCTTCTGCTCTTCATCACTGCGGCCACAGCAGCGTCGTGCTCCACCAGGAAACAGCATGCAGTAGAAGTGTGA
- the LOC107197760 gene encoding uncharacterized protein LOC107197760, which yields MVMVMFSCDFRMYVWPLLLWLVNAVLTDSNPSIVTQWPDVVVVTTGQTVTLNCSVVELYSPCCSVTWLRTYSDNMTLSKTDPSKVTIKSSSYGWTEVCSAVISSQTVQDSGMYYCVVVQGKFAHIGNGSRVIVKDPLVSPEVEVTSSVSSSASIVSLQCLVTGVLPAQVRMYWLLDERQVMGHTHSTLTYTYSNAPEFTINQLIISAEEWQRHRLCVCVVEYGRDTFNKTLQPHDTCSVCGVLKHLYMTLSLVSCLLILIIIAAKLALKFKNQQRN from the exons ATGGTGATGGTGATGTTCAGCTGCGACTTCAGGATGTATGTTTGGCCTCTGCTGCTGTGGTTAGTTAATGCTGTGTTGACAG actcAAATCCCTCCATCGTGACTCAGTGGCCAGATGTGGTGGTGGTAACAACTGGACAGACCGTTACTCTAAACTGCAGCGTGGTTGAGTTATATTCACCGTGCTGCAGTGTGACCTGGTTGAGAACCTACTCTGATAACATGACCCTGAGTAAAACCGACCCGTCTAAAGTCACTATAAAGTCTTCTTCATACGGATGGACTGAGGTGTGCTCTGCAGTCATCTCCAGTCAGACAGTGCAGGATTCCGGCATGTACTACTGTGTGGTGGTGCAAGGCAAGTTTGCCCACATTGGCAACGGTTCCAGGGTTATTGTGAAGG ATCCCCTTGTGTCTCCAGAAGTGGAGGTCACCTCTTCCGTGAGTTCCAGTGCCTCCATCGTGTCTCTGCAGTGTCTTGTCACTGGCGTTTTGCCAGCTCAGGTCAGGATGTATTGGCTCCTCGATGAAAGGCAGGTGATGGGACACACTCACTCTACACTGACATACACGTACAGTAATGCCCCCGAGTTTACCATCAACCAGCTGATTATTTCTGCTGAAGAGTGGCAGAGGCAtcggctgtgtgtgtgcgtggtggAGTACGGCAGAGACACCTTCAACAAGACGCTTCAGCCACATG AcacatgcagtgtgtgtggtgttctaAAACACCTATACATGACTCTGTCTTTGGTCTCCTGTCTTCTGATTTTGATAATAATAGCTGCAAAGTTGGCTTTGAAATTCAAAAATCAACAGAG GAACTGA